The Phragmites australis chromosome 15, lpPhrAust1.1, whole genome shotgun sequence genome window below encodes:
- the LOC133893059 gene encoding syntaxin-132-like has product MNNLLTDSFERDENPKKERDVEIGYRNPKDNSDYGLEDFFEEVNEIEMLLDKMSNMVYKLQEANEESKSVTKASAMKAIKGRMEKDIEEVGKIARNVKVKLEQMDRNNLENRKKPGCGKGTSVDRSRMSMTIALKKKLKERMNDFQNLRQAIQEEYREIVERRIFTVTGTKPSEEVIDRLIETGSSEQIFERAIQGTGRGQILATVEEIQERHDAVMEIEKRLLELQQIFADMAALVDAQGEILDNIENQVQNAVNHVVTGTEALRTAKSLQKKSRKCMLIAIIILLVIAVIVVLSILKPWAK; this is encoded by the exons ATGAACAACCTTCTCACG GATTCCTTTGAAAGGGATGAGAATCCAAAAAAGGAGAGGGACGTTGAGATAGGGTATAGAAATCCAAAGGACAACTCGGATTATGGTCTCGAAGACTTCTTCGAAGAG GTCAATGAGATTGAGATGTTGTTGGATAAGATGTCCAACATGGTTTACAAGCTTCAG GAAGCTAATGAGGAGTCAAAATCGGTCACTAAAGCTTCTGCAATGAAAG CAATCAAAGGGCGCATGGAGAAAGACATTGAAGAAGTAGGGAAGATCGCACGCAATGTAAAAGTGAAGTTGGAACAAATGGATAGAAAT AATCTTGAGAACAGAAAGAAGCCAGGGTGTGGAAAGGGCACGAGCGTGGATCGATCAAGAATGTCAATGACAAT tgcattgaagaagaagCTAAAAGAAAGAATGAACGATTTCCAG AATCTAAGGCAAGCAATACAAGAAGAGTACAGAGAAATTGTAGAAAGGAGGATCTTCACAG TCACAGGAACAAAGCCATCTGAAGAG GTGATTGACCGTCTCATTGAGACTGGAAGCAGCGAGCAGATCTTCGAGAGAGCAATTCAGGGAACGGGTCGAGGGCAG ATTCTTGCCACGGTCGAAGAAATTCAGGAACGGCATGATGCAGTTATGGAGATAGAGAAAAGGCTTCTTGAGTTGCAACAG ATTTTTGCAGACATGGCAGCACTCGTTGATGCTCAAGGAGAGATTCTAGACAACATAGAGAATCAG GTTCAAAATGCTGTAAACCATGTAGTAACCGGTACTGAAGCGCTGCGTACGGCAAAGAGCCTGCAGAAAAAGTCGAGGAAATGCATGTTGATTGCGATTATCATTCTGTTGGTTATTGCTGTCATCGTCGTGCTTTCGATTTTAAAGCCCTGGGCTAAGTAG
- the LOC133892081 gene encoding isocitrate lyase, which produces MASPLSVPSLIMEEEGRFEAEVAEVEAWWNTERFRLTKRPYTARDVVLLRGTLRQSYASGELAKKLWRTLKAHQAGGTASRTFGALDPVQVTMMAKHLDTIYVSGWQCSSTHTTTNEPGPDLADYPYDTVPNKVEHLFFAQLYHDRKQREARMSLPRAERARAQYVDFLKPIIADGDTGFGGATATVKLCKLFVERGAAGVHLEDQSSVTKKCGHMAGKVLVAVSEHVNRLVAARLQFDVMGVETVLVARTDAVAATLIQTNVDARDHQFILGATNPRLNGRSLATVLSDAMSAGKNGRELQAIEDEWLAAAQLKTFSDCIRDAIEGVNTTDQDKQRKLQEWTNATSYDKCVSNEQARDIAARLGVTSVFWNWDLPRTREGFYRFRGSVAAAVVRGRAFAPHADVLWMETSSPNVAECTAFAEGVKATYPEAMLAYNLSPSFNWDASGMTDADMVSFIPRVARLGYVWQFITLAGFHADALVTDTFARDFARRGMLAYVERIQREERINGVETLEHQKWSGANFYDRVLKTVQGGISSTAAMGKGVTEEQFKDSRPGTGSSSQQVVAKSRI; this is translated from the exons ATGGCGTCGCCGTTATCCGTGCCTTCGTTG ATAATGGAGGAGGAAGGGCGGTtcgaggcggaggtggcggaggtggaggcgtGGTGGAATACGGAGCGGTTCCGGCTCACCAAGCGCCCCTACACCGCCCGCGACGTCGTCCTCCTCCGCGGCACGCTCCGCCAGAGCTACGCCTCCGGCGAGTTGGCCAAGAAGCTCTGGCGCACGCTCAAGGCCCACCAGGCCGGTGGCACCGCCTCCCGCACCTTCGGCGCGCTCGACCCCGTGCAGGTCACGATGATGGCCAAGCACCTGGACACCATCTACGTCTCCGGGTGGCAGTGCTCGTCCACGCACACCACCACGAACGAGCCTGGGCCAGACCTCGCCGACTACCCCTACGACACGGTGCCGAACAAGGTGGAGCACCTCTTCTTCGCGCAGCTCTACCACGACCGCAAGCAGCGGGAGGCGCGCATGTCGCTGCCCCGTGCGGAGCGCGCGCGTGCGCAGTACGTGGACTTCCTCAAGCCCATCATCGCCGACGGCGACACCGGGTTCGGCGGCGCCACGGCCACCGTCAAGCTGTGCAAGCTCTTCGTCGAGCGCGGGGCAGCGGGGGTCCACCTGGAGGACCAGTCGTCGGTTACCAAGAAGTGCGGGCACATGGCCGGGAAGGTGCTCGTCGCGGTCTCGGAGCACGTCAACCGCCTCGTCGCCGCGCGCCTCCAGTTCGACGTCATGGGTGTCGAGACTGTCCTCGTCGCGCGCACCGACGCCGTCGCCGCAACGCTGATCCAGACCAACGTCGACGCGCGCGATCACCAGTTCATACTCGGCGCGACGAACCCGCGCCTCAATGGCCGGAGCCTCGCGACCGTGCTCTCCGACGCCATGTCGGCCGGCAAGAACGGAAGggagctccaggccatcgaggaCGAGTGGCTCGCCGCGGCACAGCTTAAGACCTTCTCCGATTGCATCAGGGACGCCATCGAGGGCGTCAACACAACCGACCAGGACAAGCAACGCAAGCTCCAGGAGTGGACCAACGCCACCAGCTACGACAAGTGCGTGTCAAACGAGCAAGCGCGCGACATCGCCGCGCGCCTCGGTGTCACGTCCGTGTTCTGGAACTGGGACCTGCCGCGGACCAGGGAAGGGTTCTACCGCTTCCGGGGCTCCGTGGCCGCGGCCGTGGTCCGCGGGCGCGCCTTCGCGCCGCACGCCGACGTGCTTTGGATGGAGACGTCGAGCCCCAACGTCGCCGAGTGCACCGCCTTCGCCGAGGGCGTGAAGGCGACCTACCCCGAGGCTATGCTGGCCTACAACCTCTCGCCGTCGTTCAACTGGGACGCGTCCGGCATGACGGACGCCGACATGGTGTCGTTCATCCCACGCGTCGCACGGCTCGGGTACGTCTGGCAGTTCATCACGCTAGCCGGGTTCCACGCCGACGCGCTCGTCACCGACACGTTCGCGCGGGACTTCGCGCGGCGTGGCATGCTGGCCTACGTGGAGAGGATccagagggaggagaggatcAATGGGGTGGAGACGCTGGAGCATCAGAAGTGGTCGGGCGCCAACTTCTATGACAGGGTGCTGAAGACCGTGCAGGGTGGCATCTCCTCAACCGCAGCCATGGGCAAAG GAGTTACTGAAGAGCAGTTCAAGGACTCAAGGCCTGGAACTGGGAGCAGTAGCCAACAAGTTGTCGCCAAATCAAGGATTTGA